A window of Acidimicrobiia bacterium genomic DNA:
ACAGAAGACCGCACCCCGCCGGTACCCGGCGGGGTCGTGAACCCCTCGGTGGTAGAGCAGATACCCCGCGTAGATGAACCACACGACCAGGGCGGTGACGAGCCGGATATCGCTCCACTCCCACCACGAATTCCAGATGAAGCGGCCCCACACCATCCCGGTGGCCAGCGTGAACGTGAGGAATACGAAGGACACGACGATGGCGCCCTGAGCGATCCAGCTGTGTCGCGCCACCCCGCGCCGCAGGTAGCCGATGCTGGCCACGGTCGCCACCGCCAACCCGGCGAAGCCCACCCAGGCGACGCCGACATGGAAGTAGAACAGGAGGTTGATGGGATGGTCGACGCCGTAGAACTCGGTGGGCGCCCGCAGCGCGATGAGCACAGTCGTACCGATCAGCACCGCCAGGCCCGCGAGACCGGCTCTACGCCACGACACCGCTCACTCCTCGGCCGCGAATTCGAACACCATCATGCCTGCGGCGACCATCCCGACGGCGTAGAGGGCGAGCACCCGCAGCCAGCCGACGTCCAGCTCCCCGGACTCGAGGAGGGTCGCGACCGCCTCCACTCCGGCGAGCAGGACCGGCACGGCGAGCGGTAGGAACAGCAGCGGCAAGAAGGTCTCCCCGAGCCTCGAGTGGTGCGAGAGCACGCTAAGGACCGAGCCGACCGCGGCGAGCCCCACGGCGGCGAGGGCCATGATCACGGCGAGTCCGGGCAGCACCGCGAGCAGCGTCGGCGCAGCGAAGAACACCGCGAGCCCCACTGCGGCGACGAGTGCCACACCGAGCAGCAGGGCTGCGGTGCTGGCGACACGGCCCAGGTACATCCCCATGGGATCGGCCCCGCTCAGCAACAGCCCCCGGAGGGCATCGTCACGGAAGTCCTCGTCGAAGCCTCGTGCGAGTGCGTGCAGCGCGGTGAACACGATCAGCACCCACAGCATCCCGCTCACCGCCCGAGGGCTGCCGGCGAGTGGCTCAAACGCCATGGCGAGGACCGTTGCGAGCAGCCCGGCCAGGACCAGTACCGCCGACGACATCGAGCGGGTGCGCGCCTCGACGGTCAGGTCCTTGCGCAGCACCGCCGCAGCCGTGTCGAGTACGCCCGAGGAGTGGCCGGGTATCCGAACCGCAGCCTCGGCGCGCCCGTTCGGGGCCACCTGCTCGACCCGGGATGCCGCAACGTGGGCCGTCTCCGAGACCACTCTGCCCTCCTCGAGCCTGACGACCCGATCGGCGAGCACCCGCACGCGTTCCGCCTCGTGTGTGGCGAACAAGAGCGTCTTGCGCCCACGCACCTCGACGAACATCCGGGCGAGTTCCTCCTGGGCCCCGGCATCGAGCCCCGAGAACGGCTCGTCGAGCAGCAGGACCGAGGGGTTGTGCAGCAGGACCCTCGCCAGCGAGAGACGCTTGCGTGTCCCGTGCGACAACCCGCCGACACGCCGGTCGGCCACGCCGTCGAGGCGAGTCTCCTCGATCACGGCTGCGACCCGCCACGCCGGAAGGCCCCGTAGGCGGGCGTGCAGCGCGAGGTTCTCCCTGCCGGTCAGCCCGTCGTACAGCATGGAGCGGTGGGTCAACACGCCGAGAAGACCGTTGGAGCCGTTCCCCCGCGTCACCGCGTGTCCTTCCACCGTGACGGTGCCGGAGAGCGGGCGGTTCATCCCTGCAGCGACCGCGATCAACGACGACTTACCCGCCCCGTTGGCTCCGACGATCGCCGTCGCCGAGCCCGCGGGAAAGTCGATCGAGATCTCATCGAGAGCGAGCACGTCACCGTAGGCGAGCGACACCCTTTCCAGACGAAGAGCGGGCCGGGTGTCCGTAAGGGCATCGGCGCCCACCGGGGAACTGCGGAGCGCAACCGACTCGGGAACGACGAGACGCTTCACGAGCCGCGCCCTCCCCCGTGAGCAGACACCGGGTCACCGAGGCGCCGATCCGCGGAGCGGGAGACTCCGCCCCTGGACCCGGCCATCATCATCCCCATCCCGCCGACGAACAGCAGCATTCCTCCGAACAACAGGCTCACCGCCGGGATGTGGCGGACCGTGACGGGGACCCCCTGAGGCCCCATGTCGCCGGACCCGTGGTACACGACCTGCACGTCGGCGGCCAGCCCGCGGCTCACCATGACCTGAGCATGACGGCCCATGGCCCTCTCCGGATAGGTGGACACGCTCGCCTCGCCGGTCGTCTCCAGGCGTCCACCTCGCCAGACCTCAAGTGTCGCCGACTCCCGCACCTCGGCGAGCCTACCCATGCCGTCGTAGTGCTCGGAGCTCTCGACGCCGAGCACGCGGACGGTGACGCCTCCGCTCGCCCCAACGCCGGTCATCGGATCCACGGCGACCGTGACGCTCGTGGAGAAGATCGTCGCCAGCGCCGCCCCGACGATGACGGCGACGACACCCAAGTGCATGGCCGCACTCCCCAGGTGGCGGAGCCTGGCATCGGCCGTGGATTCCCGTCGCCGGAGCCACCACCAGCGTTCGACGGCGGCAACGAGGGCGTAGGCGGCAGGAGGGAACAGCATGAGCGCGCTCGCGCCCCCGAAGAACGACTCGAAGGCGCCTGACCCCGCCCGCCCCTCCGCCGAGAGCAGCTCCATTCCCGGCACCGGCTTCACCGCGGCCGCCACCGCGGTCGCCACCATGAACAGGGCGAGCATCGGCATCGCCTCGCGTCGTCGTCCCTGAGCGGCCTGCATCCCGAACCCCATCACGAAGAGGAGACCGACCGCGAGCACATAGCCCCACAGTACGAAGAAGCCGGTGTCCAACTCCACGGAGCGCCCCATCGCGCCGGTGGCCAGCATCGGATACACGAGGCCCCACACGATCACACCCGAACCGGCGAGCAGCAGCCACCACGCCCACGACAGCCACGGCTGCCGGGTCGGTTCGACGGCGGTCGCACGCCACGCCCTGACCGCCAGGATGGCCGTCACCCCAAGCACCACGACGAGGAGGAGGCCCAGCATACGACCGGCCGACCCGCCCGCGAAGGCGTGAACGCTGGGATGCAGCCCGGATCGCGTGACGAACGACGCGAACACCACCCCGACCCAGGGAAGGGCGCCGACGAGCGGCGCGGTGACGAGCTGCCGACGGCCGCCGTCCTCACTGCGGTCCGCATGGAGCGCGGCGGTCAGGAGCAGCCATACGACCAGGGTGGCCGTCTCCACCGGATCCCACGACCAGAACCAGCCGAAGGTCATCTCCTCGTATGCCCACACGATCCCCGTCAGGAGCGCACCCGACAGGAGGAGCCAGGCCAGCCTGCCCACCCGTGCCGACCACAGCTGCAGCCCGGAGTCTCGCGGCGCTCTGCCGGCCGCCGCATTGGCGAGCCGACGGAGCGCGATGGCGAAGCCGAGTCCCAAGAGAGCGTACGCGGCGAACGTGAGCAGGGTGTGCGGTGGCATCCACGGGTTGGTGAGCACCGGGTTCAGACCTCTGCCCTCACCGGGGACGCTCCCCACCGGGAGCGTCGGAAACGCCGCCGAGAAGGAGCGGAATGGGCCGCTGGCTGCAGTCACGACGACCAGGAGCAGCACGATCAAGCTCACGACCGCGTGCACGAACGTCGCATCGGCCCGGTCGGCAGCGACGCTGGACCGAACCCGGCGTCCCGTCCACACGGCGACGCCAGCTGCGAACAGTGACCACACCAGGAACGAGCCCTCCGACCCGGCCAGGAGGCCGCTCATCCGCTGCAGCACCCCCTGGTAACTGGCGCTGTGTTGCCACACGTAGTGGACCGAGAAGTCTCCGGCCACGAGCAGGACGAGAAGCTGGAGCGTCGCCGCCGCAACGAACGCGAACACCATCCAGGAGAAGCCCGCGCCGCCCGCTCGCGCGAGCAAGCGCTCGGCCGATCCCCGCGAGCGGCTCCGCAGATCGTGGGTGGCGGCGAAATGACGTCGGGTCGCGTCAGCAGCCGCCACGGCGGCGGCCAACACCGCCACCGTGATGATCACGACGCTCCCCGAAGGACCATCCAGGCTGGCTCACGCTCCGCCACCCGATACCACCCCCTCACGGGGAATGCGGACAAGCTGGTATACCGCGGACGCCAGTGCCAGCCACACTCCGATCAGGAGGACGAGGAACCAGATCGCCGTGACGCCCCGAGGCAAGATCGAGTCGGCGACCACCGGAGTCAGGAAGGTCACCACTGCGGTCCCCGATGCGACGGTGAACGGCGTCGTGGCACGCGCTGCGCCGAACTCCTCGGTACCGGCGAACTCGACGCTGAGGCTGCTGTCCCCCGGCGCCCTCGGCGTGAGGGCCACGGTCACCGTGCCCTGACTGTCGGTGCGCAGGAGGCCGACCGTTCGAAAGTCGACGTAGTCGAAGAATCGGATCTCCTCCAGCACCACGACGGTGGCGCCGGCGATCGGACGGCCGCGCTGGTCGAGGAGACTGATCGTCGCTTCGAAGTGCTCGCCCTGCACGGCTTGCTGCGGCGCGTCGATCGTGAGTCGGACCTCCTGGCGTACTTCGCCCGCTACCGCGGGTCCGGCCCACAGGAGCACGACGGCGAGGCCCGCCACGACCGACCATGCCACCGGGCGCCGTCCAACGGTGTGACGCGATCGGGAACTCATGTGCTCTCCTTCCCTGCCGCGTCCCCGGACGTGCCCACCCGCTCCGCCCCCTCGAGGCCGTGCTCCACCTCCCACATCGAGATGATCGGGAAGACCCGCTGAAAGATCATGAACACCAAGACGAGTCCCGCCGCCGCGGCCGCGGTGATCGCCCACTCGATCCAGGTCGGCGAGTAGGTGGCAAGGCTGCCAGGGGTCATCCCCGACTCCAGGGGAGGCACCACGATGATCCAGCGCTTCAGCCACATGCCGACGACGACGAGGACCGAGGCGAGGGTGATTCCCCCCACCGTACGGGTCCATGGGATCGCGACGAGAGCCGCAGGCACCAGCATCCCGAGGACGATGGCGAACCAGAAGGCCCACGCGTGTGCCCCGCTCATGATCGATGCCAACGGCGCCTGATAGTCGGCCGACACGGTGGTGTAGCCGATCGTCCAGTACTCACTGAACGTGAAGTACATGTAGGTGAGGTTGAGGGTGAGCAGGATGTACCCCAGCCTGACGAAGTGGGCATCGGTGAAGAACGCCTGGAGCCCCTGGGATCGGCGGTAGACGGCCATGATGATGACGATCACGGCCGTGCCGCTGAACACCGCGCCGAGGACGAAGTAGGGGGCGAAGATCGTGCTGTTCCACACCGGACGCGCGGTCACGCCGAAGATCCACGCCACCGCCGAGTGGGCGAGGATGGCGACCGGGATGATGGTGACTGCGAGGATCCCCATGCCCTTCTCCAGCCTGCGTCGCTGCGCGGCGTTGCCGACCCAGGAGAACGCGACGAGGCGGTAGAGCCGGTATCGGATCCCCTTGCGTGTGGGATGCAGGTCGCGGCACCGGGCTGCGTCGGGAACCAGCGGCAGCAGCAGGAACAGCAGGGCGGCGAACATGTAGGTGCTGAGCACGACGACGTCCCAGATCAGCGGCGATCCGGCCCGGCCGGCGGTGATGATGTGCCACGACGCGATCCCGGGTCGTCCGAGGTCGGCGAAGATCATCAGGAAGGCGATGAGGAGAGCCGCCACGGTGACGATCTCGGCGATGCGGGTGACCGGTCGCCGCCACTCGACATTGACGAGGCGCAGCACCGCCGACAGCAGCGTGCCCGCGTAGCTGATGCCCACGAAGAAGATGAAGTTGATGATGTAGATCCCCCAGGGCTGCGATGACGAGAGCCCGGTGACGCCCAGCCCCTGTCGAAGCTGGATACCCCACGCCACGAGGCCCAGCGCGACGATCAGGCCCAGCCCCGCGGCGAGCACCCAGTACGTCCTTCCGGCCCGTCCTTCGAGGGGACCCATCACTGCTCGTTCGACCGACGTCATCGCCTCACACCTCCGCCACGTGTGGCAGGTAGTAGACCTTCGGCTCGGTTCCCTTGTCTTCCTTGTACCGATAAGCCGCCCGGGACTCGAGCAGCTCGGTGAGCCTGCGGACCTCGGTGCCGTTGGTGACGACGTCGGTGGTCCTCTCTCCGAACCACAGGACGTCCTTGGGGCACTGCTGCACGCACCTGGGGAGTCGGGACTGCTGCAGGTAGTCGGCGCAGAAGACGCACTTGCCCACCGTCCCGCGACGGGCCGGCATGGTCAGTTCCGGCGTGTACTGCTCGGGCGAGAGATGTGACGGCGGCGGTTCGTCCCACCAGAAGTACCGCGCGTCGTACGGGCAGGCAACCATGCACATCCGGCAGCCGATGCATTGACGGTTGTCTACGAGCACGATGCCGTTCTTGTTGGAGTAGGTGGCCCCGACCGGACACACCTGGACGCACGGCGTGTTCTCGCACTGCATGCACGGCATCGGCCGGAAGAACTTCCCCGACGGGCCCTCCTCCTCCCACACGTTGATCCAGTGATGGTCGTCGTCGGGGAGGTTGTGACCGCTCTTGCATGCCTGCATGCACTGCTTGCACCCGTCGCACTTGGCCAGGTCGATGACCATCACCCAACGATCGGCGGCGGGAAGGCGCAGGGCACTGCCATCCTGCACCGCAGAGTCGGCATCGGACATGGCACGGGCGATGGCCGAGCCTCCCAGCGACGCCACGCCGGCGGCGCCGAGCGCCAACGCGAGGCTGCGCAGGAACGCCCGACGGCTCAGCACGGTCCGTTCGTCGAGGCCGCCGAGGTCGAGATCTCCCGCCTCGATCGCGACCGGGTCGGTGGACATGCGCAGGAAGCCGTCGAGTTCCCCTCGCACGCTCTCGCCGGTCGTCATGCCGTGTCATCCGGCTCTTCGGTCGTCGCCTTTCGAGCCCTGCCGAGCACGATGGCGCCACCGACGGTGAGGAGGGCGATGATGAAGAACACGAAGGCCGCGTTGCCGGGGTCGAACGCCCGGATGAGGATGCTCCGCGACTCACCGTCGGGAAGCGCCACGCCGGCGAGCCGTGGTTCGATGGCCCGGTTGGCGGCTCCGAGCCCGATCGGATCGTCGTGACATCCGAGGACCGACATGCTGTCGTTGCGGACCTCCGTGGCCCCGGGGTGATCGTCGCTGGTGAGGAACTCCCAGTTGGTCTGTCCCGGGTAGATTGCCGTCAGGGTCGTCGCCTCGATGGCGTCCCAGTCGGGTGCGTCACCGTCGAATCGTGTCGCCGTCACGTCCGCGGGCATGTCGACGCCGATCCGGAAGGGCAGCGTCACGAAGTGCCACCGGCTGCCGGTCGCCAGGCGATGAACGGCAATGGCCGCGTCGTAGGTGCGTCCCGGCAGGAACGGCTTGTCGGCGGTGGGATATCCCGTGTCCATGGGCCGCCACAGCGTGACGTCCCACACCCAGCCACCCTCTCCGTCGGAGAGCAGCCGCCCGTCCGCCCTGATGCTCCCCCGACTCTCGGTGGGCTCGGTGTTGAGCATGCGCCGGGGGATGACGTCGCCGTTGCGCCACTCACGGTCCGGGTCGAACGGGACCGCGTTGACCCCGTCGGCGATGAAGAAGTTGTCATCGTACCCGTATCCCTGAGCCTGCACGGTGTCCCAGTCGAGCGCGTCGTACCCGGTGACCGCGGAGTCGAACATCAGCAGGGGCTGGCCGGCCTCGCTGTCGAAGTTAGTCGAGAAGGGCCCACGACCCGGGCTGGGACGCCGGTACTCGAAGACGGACTCGTTGTCGCTGAATCCGATCGGGTTCGAGCGATGCGACCGCCAGTGCCACAGGTCCAGGAACACGCCCGCCTCGCGTCGGGCCTCGTACTTGTCGAGGTCCCCCAGATCGATGGCGTCCCAGCCGTTGGCCCGCCACCATTCCGGGCCGGCGTCGCGGGACTGCGGAAGATACTTGCGGACCTCTTCGAAGCGCAACGCCTCAGCGATGGGATGTGCCACGACCTCGTCGTTCGGCGGCCCGCCGTACATGAAGGGGTTCCTCATGTCGTCGTGGCACGTGAGCCAGCCGCCCTGATTGGCGAACCCCTTCACGCTGCCGTCGTCGACGAGCATCGAGATGCGATCCTCGTAGAGACCGTGGGGCTCGTTGCCCACCGGAGAGCGCCCGACCCGAATCCACTTGCCGTCCTGATAGACGAAGTAGTCGTGGTAGTAGGACGGCAGGGGCGTCGGCACGCGATACCTGAAGAAGATGTCCTCACCGTTGTGGGCTGCCTGGATCTCGAGCTCGAAGGCGACCTGGTCGGGGGAGACGATGCCGGCCGCCGGGTCGTACACGCCCTGCGTGCCCACAAAGATGTCGCGGAACGCCTCTCCGAGCGGGGCGTTCTCGACGAACTCGGTCGCCGTGGGGGATTCCGACAGCGGTGCCACTCGCTGCGATGCCAACGCAATGGTTCCTGCGCCGAGCGCCACCATGACGACGCTCGCCGACAGCACCCGGAGTGAGGGTCCGAGCCAGCCCGGCCTTCCATCTCGTGCCGCCACCGCTCCGGCTTCGAGTTCCGAGGCGGCTCCCAAACGAGGCCTACGCGACTCCCTGATGCCCATGCTCGTCCCCATCTCTCGAGCCGGATCGTGCCGGCCGTAGGATCTTCAGTCCGTCGGTCCCCCCGATAGGGGCGAAAGTCACAAACCCGTAGTGTGGGAACGGCTCCTGCGCAAGGTCGATCTGGCAGCGTGGAACCCACTTACGGCGTGGGAACCTCCAGCGTGTCGGGGTACCCGGCTGCGATGAGCACTGACTCACCATCGACAACCGCCACAATGGCCCGGCTGTAGGGTTCAGGAGCCTGGCTGGAGGGACCCATCGGCGGAGACTTACCGATCGGCCCATCCAGGTAGCAGATCGTTGCGGGATGGGTGGAGGTCAGGCTGCCCCAGCGTGCGGGTCCACCGGGTTCCGGGATCAGACTCTGGACACTTCCAACGTCGCTGAGGAAGGCAGCCGCAACCGAGAACGTCGGGCCATAGGCCGCAACAACTAATGCACACGTGGCATCAGGATCCCCCGACCCCACGGATCCACCAGGATCGTCCTGAGCGGGTGCCCCGCAGGCCGAAACGATAGAGACGACCAACACCAAGAGGGCTCTCTTCAAGGGCAACCCCATCCGCTTGACGAAACACTTCACGAGCGCTCCTTCGAATTCATCCCTTATGACGTAGCCAGGCACTAGCTGCGTTCCGGCACCTCTGACCCTATGAGCCGGGGGTTTTCCATTCGCTCGGAACTTCCGGATCCATACGTCCCTCGTATCCGGCCGAATCAAAGCATCACTGCCTGATCGTCTAGGACAAGCAGACGAAGCATGTTGTGTTGAGGACGAGGGTTTCCATCTAGGTCAGGTGGACCCGTCGGTGTCACAAACTCGCCCCGAAACTGGCTCCCCCGTGGGATGTTTCTCATGTGGACGCAATGTGGTCGCGGCCTCGATCACGGGGTCTCGGACTCGAACGCTGATCGGCACCTTTCCCTTGTGCCGCACCGGATTCCGCTGGTGGGCGCTACTGGATTTGAACCAGTGACCTCTTCCGTGTCAGGGAAGCGCTCTCCCGGGCTGAGCTAAGCGCCCTCAGGGGCCGCGAGCGTAGCCGCTGCCGGGCGACGTCCTCGCGTGTTAGCGCGTCATGGGGTCGGTCGCCGACCGACATGGAGGCGGCGCCCGGAATTGAACCGGGGTAGAGGGTTTTGCAGACCCTTGCCTAGCCACTCGGCCACGCCGCCATGGAATGAGAAGGGCGGCCGAAGCCGCCCCGCCGAGCGGACGACCGGTCTCGAACCGGCGACCTTCACCTTGGCAAGGTGACGCTCTACCAACTGAGCTACGTCCGCGAGGCGGCTCAATATATCACGAGCCGGATTTGCCTCAGGAGCCGGTCGATCCGAAGCCGCCGTCTCCCCGAGTGCTGTCCGGGAGCTCGTCGACCTCGACGAACTCCTGCACGGCGACCGGGACGACGAGGAGTTGGGCGATCCGGTCACCGCGTTCCAACGATACCGGCTCGGCTCCGTGATTGATCAGGACCGCCTTGATCTCCCCCCGATACCCGGCGTCGAGCACGCCGGGTGTGTTGACCAGGCTCAGACCATGGCGCACGGCGAGCCCCGACCGTGGTGCGATGAGTCCGACGTATCCTTGCGGGATGGCGACGGCGATCCCCGTCGGCACGGCGCGGAACTCCCCTGGTGCCAGGGTTGTCGATTCGGCGGCGTGAAGATCCACTCCACCATCACCCGCATGGGCGTGGACCGGGGCGGGCAGGCCGGGATCGAGTCGCTTGAGTGGAATCCGCATCGGGCCGATTATGCCCGCCGGAACGGAGGTGGCCCATCAGGTCTCGCAAGAGTGAAGAGCATCGGCGAAGCATCCTCGCCATGCTCGAGACCACCGCAGCCACCGCGGCGCGTCCGGCGAGGGGCGATCAGGACGGTGAGATCGAGGACATCGACTTCAACTGGCGCCCGGAGCCGCTGGACCGCGCCCTCGGGTCGGATCGCTCGTTTCGCTGGCCCATCGTCATCGCCGCCCTGTTCATCGGTGTCTCGGTGGCGCTCGTACTTCGGCTCTTCGTGCTCGCCCCGGCGAACGCCGCAGCCGTGCGCCTCGACGAATACCGCAGTGTCGCCGCCGACCTCGACGCGGCGCTCCGTGAGGTCATCGACGCCCCGGCCGGCGACCCGGATGCCGCATCAGACCTCGCCGAGGCCGCCGCATCCCTGCAGGCGTCGCTAGCGCCGCCCCTCCCCGGAGGACCGATCGGAGGTCAGGGTCCGAGCGGCGAACTCGCTGCCGCTCACCAGACGCTGCGTGCGATCGCCGACTCGGCCACCAACCTGTCGGCGCGCCTGCAACTGGCGACGGAATACCGCCGCAACGCCGATGCCGCCCTGACCCTGCCGCTGCTCCCGACCGAAGCGCCAGAGGATCTGATCGCATCGGCGGAACGGACCCTGGCCGACTACCGCGCCGGCGCGGTCGCCGCCATGGCTCGCTTCACCGACGAAGCAGCGTTCGGGGATCTGCGGGACCAGTTCGGTACCTTCGTCGATGGACTCCAGGGTTGGTCTGACCAGTACCTGCTGTCACTGCGACGGGGCGAGACCGAGACCACGACCGAGCTCCTCCAGGAGGCGCGCACCGAAACGGGCCGGCTCCGGGCGATCCTCGACACCCGGCTCGAGTCCGTCGAGGGCAACGTCGCCGCGGACTCACTGGCGCTGCTCAGCGCACTCCAGCAGGCGAGTTTCGGAACGGGCTGACCGTCAGGAAGGGTCCTCGAGAGCCGCCATTTCCTTTTCGAAGTCGCTGGCGCCCTCGAATTCCTTGTACACGGATGCGAACCTGAGGTAGGCCACCTCGTCGAGGGGGCGGAGGGACTCGAGCACCCAGTGGCCGATCTCAGCCGTCGGGACCGGGCCGCCGTACGCCTGGGCTCGGCTCTCGATCTCGCTGACCAGCGCAGCCACCGCCCGCTCCTCCACAGGGCGACCGGCGAGCGCACTCGACACCCCGGCAGCAATCTTCTCGGGAGCGAACGGTTCGAGTCGCCCATCGCGCTTGCGGACCATCGTCGCCGGCTCCCGGCGCTCATAGGTGGTGAACCGCTCGCCACAGACCTCGCACAGCCTCCGTCGTCGGATCGCTGCATTCCCCTCGGCGGGGCGACTGTCGATGACGCGCGTGTCTTCCGCGCCGCAGTGGGGGCACCGCATGGGAGTTCGACAGTACCCGAGTTCGGCGATCCTCGCGTCGAGGGCTGCCGGTCCGTCATCTTCTCCTGAGGCCGAGACCGCCCGCCCTCCCCGCGCCCTCTTGTGGCATGCTTAGCCCGTGCTGAAGACGGCGTTCACCGATCTCGTCGGCTGCTCGGTCCCCGTGCAGGGGGCGCCGATCACGTTCCGAGCGGAGTTCATGGCTGCGATGGCCTCCGCAGGCGCGTTACCCATGATGGGCACCGGCACCGAGCCTCCCGATGCCGCAACGCTCGTGGAACGGGTCGAAGCCGTCCAGCAACTGACGCCAGAGCCGTTCGGTGTCAACTTCCTCATGCCCTTCCTGGACCGCTCCGCCCTCGCCGCGATCGCTCCCTTGGTGCGGGTCGTGGAGTTCTTCTTCGGCGAACCGGACCCGGCGCTGGTGGAGGTGGGCCACGAAGGAGGGGCGCTGGTCTGCTGGCAAGTCGGGTCCCCGGGCGAGGCGCTGGCGGCGATGGACGCGGGATGCGACTTCATCGTGGTCCAAGGGGACGAGTCCGGAGGTCACGTTCGCGGACGCACGCGCCTCTTGCCCCTGCTCGGCGAGGTGGTACCCCGGATGGAGGTGCCGGTGGTCGCCGCCGGGACGATCGGCACCGGTGCAGACATGGCCGCCGCTCTCACCGCTGGTGCCGATGCGGTGCGGATCGGGACCCGGCTGGTGGCGTCGCACGAGTCGCTTGCCCATCCTCGATACAAGGAGGCCCTAGTGGCGGCGGACGCCGAAGACACCGTGCTCACCGGTGCCTTCGATCGAGAATGGCCCGGAGCGCCCCATCGCGTGCTGCGCACGAGCCTCGAGGCAGCTACCCGATTCGAGGGTGAGGTAGTCGCCGAGATCGTGATCGGTGATCTCCGGACACCGGTGTATCGCTTTTCGACCGCTCCACCCTCCGTCTACGCAGAGGGAGCCGTCGAGGCGATGGCGCTCTATGCCGGGGAGTCGGTGGCCGGAATCCGTGAGATCCAACCCGTGGCTCACATCGTGAGGCAACTGTGTGAGGATGCGGGCAGGCTCCTCGACGCTTCAGACGAGGCCTGACCCGTTACGAGTCTCCGGCCCGCTGTCGGCGGGCCCTGTCAGCCGCCGACCGGGATGAAGAGCACCTGCCCGGGGGCGATCAGGCTGTTGGTCAGGCCGTTGTGCCGTTTGATGTCCTCGACCACGGTGCGGACGTCTTCGCCCGGTGTGGTGACGTCGAGAGCGATCTCCCACAGCGTGTCGCCACCGACGACCAGGTGCGTCGCCGTCCAGTCTGAGGCGTCGACGTCGCCGGGGTCGGCAGCCGAGACCGAGGATACGAACAGGAGGACCAGCGCCAGGGCGACTGAGGTGAGGAGAACCACAACCCGCTGCTGTCGGGTGATGGAAATCGTCATGGCGCTGGTCCTTCCTTGTCCGTATTGCAGGGCCTCCGGGGAGGCCCTCACACGCTCCACACCCTACGAACCGGGTGTGACACGAACGTGTGTTCGCTCTGGGAAGGCAAAGGTATCGAACGCGTGTTCGTTTGTCAAGTCGAACATATGTTTGTATCGCGGACGCGATTCGGGTACCGTCACGGTTCTGAAGGAGGTTTCTCATGAGCCCAACCGACCTGAGCGAGCGCCAACGCCAGATCCTCGACCTGATTGTCGACACCGTGAACCGCAGGGGCTACCCGCCGTCGGTCCGTGAGATCGGCGAAGCGATCGGCCTGAGCTCCCCCTCCACCGTCCACAGCCATCTGTCCTCACTCGTCGAAGGCGGGTATATCCGCCGCGACCCCTCGAAGCCCCGTGCCATCGAAGTGGTCGATTCCGGGGCCACCGGAACCGAACTGCGCAGGGCACCCGTTCGCGACGTCCCCCTGGTAGGTCGAATCGCCGCCGGTTCTCCGATCCTCGCCGAAGAGGACATCGAGGAGATCTT
This region includes:
- a CDS encoding ethylbenzene dehydrogenase-related protein; translation: MGAASELEAGAVAARDGRPGWLGPSLRVLSASVVMVALGAGTIALASQRVAPLSESPTATEFVENAPLGEAFRDIFVGTQGVYDPAAGIVSPDQVAFELEIQAAHNGEDIFFRYRVPTPLPSYYHDYFVYQDGKWIRVGRSPVGNEPHGLYEDRISMLVDDGSVKGFANQGGWLTCHDDMRNPFMYGGPPNDEVVAHPIAEALRFEEVRKYLPQSRDAGPEWWRANGWDAIDLGDLDKYEARREAGVFLDLWHWRSHRSNPIGFSDNESVFEYRRPSPGRGPFSTNFDSEAGQPLLMFDSAVTGYDALDWDTVQAQGYGYDDNFFIADGVNAVPFDPDREWRNGDVIPRRMLNTEPTESRGSIRADGRLLSDGEGGWVWDVTLWRPMDTGYPTADKPFLPGRTYDAAIAVHRLATGSRWHFVTLPFRIGVDMPADVTATRFDGDAPDWDAIEATTLTAIYPGQTNWEFLTSDDHPGATEVRNDSMSVLGCHDDPIGLGAANRAIEPRLAGVALPDGESRSILIRAFDPGNAAFVFFIIALLTVGGAIVLGRARKATTEEPDDTA
- the dut gene encoding dUTP diphosphatase translates to MRIPLKRLDPGLPAPVHAHAGDGGVDLHAAESTTLAPGEFRAVPTGIAVAIPQGYVGLIAPRSGLAVRHGLSLVNTPGVLDAGYRGEIKAVLINHGAEPVSLERGDRIAQLLVVPVAVQEFVEVDELPDSTRGDGGFGSTGS
- the nrdR gene encoding transcriptional regulator NrdR gives rise to the protein MRCPHCGAEDTRVIDSRPAEGNAAIRRRRLCEVCGERFTTYERREPATMVRKRDGRLEPFAPEKIAAGVSSALAGRPVEERAVAALVSEIESRAQAYGGPVPTAEIGHWVLESLRPLDEVAYLRFASVYKEFEGASDFEKEMAALEDPS
- a CDS encoding nitronate monooxygenase, coding for MLKTAFTDLVGCSVPVQGAPITFRAEFMAAMASAGALPMMGTGTEPPDAATLVERVEAVQQLTPEPFGVNFLMPFLDRSALAAIAPLVRVVEFFFGEPDPALVEVGHEGGALVCWQVGSPGEALAAMDAGCDFIVVQGDESGGHVRGRTRLLPLLGEVVPRMEVPVVAAGTIGTGADMAAALTAGADAVRIGTRLVASHESLAHPRYKEALVAADAEDTVLTGAFDREWPGAPHRVLRTSLEAATRFEGEVVAEIVIGDLRTPVYRFSTAPPSVYAEGAVEAMALYAGESVAGIREIQPVAHIVRQLCEDAGRLLDASDEA
- a CDS encoding LysM peptidoglycan-binding domain-containing protein; translated protein: MTISITRQQRVVVLLTSVALALVLLFVSSVSAADPGDVDASDWTATHLVVGGDTLWEIALDVTTPGEDVRTVVEDIKRHNGLTNSLIAPGQVLFIPVGG
- the lexA gene encoding transcriptional repressor LexA codes for the protein MSPTDLSERQRQILDLIVDTVNRRGYPPSVREIGEAIGLSSPSTVHSHLSSLVEGGYIRRDPSKPRAIEVVDSGATGTELRRAPVRDVPLVGRIAAGSPILAEEDIEEIFPLPTELVGNDPVFMLRVRGDSMIGAGIFDGDFVVVRRQPEARNGEIVAALIDGEEATVKRFRREADRVVLLSENPAYEPIVLHGGVEIIGKVVAVLRSI